Proteins from one Primulina huaijiensis isolate GDHJ02 chromosome 18, ASM1229523v2, whole genome shotgun sequence genomic window:
- the LOC140964678 gene encoding uncharacterized protein, which produces MKQQEAETLREFVQRFNNAALEIPATTPDIMISAFTQGLRGGEFFKSLVKKPPSSYDDLLSRAEKYVNLEDAQRHKRMEQRSGRSRVEGAERGSRKRGAGEREDDKARGRGQFSSHVLLDGSRDKVMEVRESEGRWEKSQRVECSARLPSRDRREGFSSRSRQRSRSSPRRGQGPPWINQRIGEQRGEGRCQDVPQEPVEPRRRTNEDNHPMRGMIHVISGGATDGDSGRARKAHGRRLENFEISRGADLPQDPVISFGPEDLRGIVTPHNDALVVEGFEFEPVSTPLYGFAEHAILPLGQMFFPLSLGHEPWRITKMTTFTLVDTPSAYNGILGRPALKDFRAVASTYHQKLKFPVEKGVGVLWSRVGIMKES; this is translated from the exons ATGAAACAACAAGAAGCTGAAACTTTGCGAGAGtttgtccagcgtttcaacAACGCAGCGTTGGAGATACCAGCGACCACtcctgacatcatgataagtgcctttacccAGGGACTTAGAGGAGGAGAGTTCTTTAAATCTTTAGTGAAGAAACCTCCATCAAGTTATGATGATCTATTATCTCGGgcggaaaaatatgtaaatctcgAAGATGCCCAGCGGCATAAGAGGATGGAGCAGCGATCTGGGAGAAGTAGAGTTGAGGGAGCGGAAAGAGGAAGTAGGAAGAGAGGCGCGGGCGAGAGAGAGGATGATAAGGCTAGGGGcagaggacaattctcatcccATGTTCTTCTGGATGGGAGTCGGGACAAGGTGATGGAAGTGAGGGAGTCCGAGGGGAGGTGGGAGAAGTCGCAAAGGGTTGAGTGTAGTGCTAGATTGCCTTCGCGGGATAGACGAGAAGGATTCTCATCCAGGAGTCGACAGAGGTCTCGCTCGTCCCCTAGGCGTGGTCAAGGCCCTCCATGGATAAATCAGAGGATCGGGGAGCAGAGAGGGGAAGGTCGATGTCAAGATGTCCCTCAGGAACCCGTCGAACCGAGGAGGAGAACGAATGAGGATAACCACCCTATGAGAGGAATGATTCATGTGATCTcggggggtgctactgatggagactctggGCGAGCTCGGAAGGCACATGGGAGAAGGTTGGAAAACTTTGAGATATCTAGGGGTGCAGACTTACCACAAGACCCCGTCATCAGCTTTGGGCCGGAAGACCTCCGAGGCATTGTGACTCCacataacgatgccttggtg GTGGaaggatttgagtttgagccgGTCTCCACCCCGCTGTATGGGTTTGCAGAACACGCCATCCTGCCTTTGGGTCAGATGTTCTTCCCTCTATCTTTGGGACACGAACCTTGGCGTATAACAAAGATGACAACATTTACCTTGGTGGACACCCCATCCGCTTACAATGGAATTCTGGGGCGACCAGCCCTAAAGGATTTCAGAGCAGTAGCGTCCACATATCATCAGAAGCTGAAGTTTCCTGTGGAGAAGGGGGTTGGAGTCTTGTGGTCGCGCGTCGGTATTATGAAAGAATCGtga